Proteins from a genomic interval of Papaver somniferum cultivar HN1 chromosome 4, ASM357369v1, whole genome shotgun sequence:
- the LOC113271698 gene encoding 11-beta-hydroxysteroid dehydrogenase 1B-like: MTMDVLIHKFMNIVFPAILFILLCITFPPYLLVKFLYCNLVRPFIREDMTGKVVLITGASSGIGEQLVYEYARRGACLVLVARRKKLLEEVKEKARELGSPDVLVVCADITKVEDYKHFIDQAVNHFGRLDHLVNNAGIISLCPFEGVSSISNVAPVMDVNFWGAVYATYAAIPHLRKSKGRIVVIASPIVWVMGPRLSFYAASKAAVTIFFESLRAELDPDVSVSIAFPGVIKTEMTKGNHLGKEGVMEVDEESMSLFIGNFPVISAELCAKSIVKGVCRGDRTIAEPYCFKIAHYWNVLCPEIAHWFFWWLNSIKPYKRT; encoded by the exons ATGACAATGGATGTGCTCATTCACAAGTTTATGAACATTGTTTTCCCTGCTATACTATTCATCCTTCTTTGTATCACCTTCCCTCCCTATCTCTTGGTCAAGTTTCTGTACTGTAACCTAGTTAGACCTTTCATCCGGGAAGATATGACCGGGAAGGTCGTTCTAATTACCGGTGCCTCATCTGGTATAGGCGAG CAACTTGTCTATGAATATGCAAGAAGGGGAGCTTGTTTAGTCCTTGTTGCAAGGAGAAAGAAATTACTCGAAGAAGTCAAGGAGAAGGCGCGTGAACTTGGATCTCCAGATGTTTTGGTCGTCTGTGCAGACATTACTAAAGTCGAAGACTATAAACATTTCATCGATCAAGCAGTGAATCACTTCGGACGAT TGGATCATCTTGTGAATAATGCTGGAATCATTAGCCTATGTCCATTCGAAGGAGTCTCTAGTATCAGTAATGTTGCACCAGTGATG GATGTTAACTTCTGGGGTGCAGTTTATGCTACATATGCTGCAATTCCTCATCTCAGAAAGAGCAAAGGCAGGATTGTCGTCATTGCATCACCCATCGTATGGGTGATGGGACCAAGACTTAGTTTCTACGCT GCCAGTAAAGCTGCCGTGACAATCTTCTTTGAATCCCTCAGAGCTGAACTGGATCCTGATGTCTCCGTATCGATAGCGTTTCCCGGCGTGATAAAAACGGAGATGACCAAAGGCAACCATTTGGGCAAGGAAGGTGTAATGGAAGTTGATGAAGAAAGCATGAGT CTTTTCATTGGAAACTTCCCGGTGATTAGCGCGGAATTATGCGCAAAGTCGATCGTTAAGGGAGTGTGCAGAGGAGATAGAACCATAGCAGAGCCATACTGCTTTAAGATTGCACATTACTGGAACGTTCTTTGCCCGGAGATCGCACATTGGTTTTTCTGGTGGCTAAATTCTATCAAGCCGTATAAGCGCACATAA
- the LOC113271701 gene encoding 11-beta-hydroxysteroid dehydrogenase 1B-like isoform X2, with amino-acid sequence MTQGMGLSKEGALQVDKELSDVRSTNKLAATAVGWYHLRDVFWSFLDMTGKVVLVTGASSGIGEQLVYEYARRKAHLVIVARRKNLLDEVAKKARGFGSPDVLVVCTDVTKVDDCEGFVKETINYFGRLDHLVNNAGISSLCPFKEVKNIPNVAPIMDVNFWGSAYTTHFAIPHLQKSKGRIIAIASVTGWLLAPRLSFYAASKAALISFYETLRVELQPDGVKITIASPGVIDSEMSQGKMLSKEGAMKVDKELSDGMKEAFLLGMIPIVSSEICAQTIVNGACRGDRSVSEPAYYGAFYLAKVFCPEIVHWIFTWMNSIKPAIKEPL; translated from the exons ATGACCCAAGGGATGGGCTTAAGCAAGGAAGGGGCTCTGCAAGTTGATAAAGAACTCTCAGATGTACGCAGTACTAATAAATTAGCTGCAACTGCTGTCGGGTGGTATCACCTAAGGGATGTGTTTTGGTCATTTCTAG ACATGACCGGGAAAGTTGTTTTAGTTACTGGTGCTTCCTCCGGCATTGGCGAG CAACTAGTCTATGAGTATGCAAGGCGTAAAGCTCACTTGGTCATTGTTGCAAGAAGAAAAAATCTTCTTGACGAAGTTGCAAAGAAAGCTCGTGGATTCGGCTCCCCTGATGTTTTAGTAGTATGCACGGATGTTACCAAAGTCGATGATTGCGAAGGATTCGTCAAAGAAACTATAAACTACTTCGGACGTC TGGATCATTTGGTAAATAATGCTGGAATCTCTAGTTTATGCCCATTCAAGGAAGTCAAAAACATTCCCAATGTTGCACCTATTATG gATGTTAACTTTTGGGGATCAGCTTATACTACTCATTTTGCAATTCCGCACCTTCAAAAGAGCAAAGGTAGAATTATAGCAATTGCTTCAGTCACCGGATGGTTGCTTGCACCAAGACTTAGCTTCTATGCG GCTAGTAAAGCTGCATTGATAAGCTTCTACGAAACACTCAGGGTAGAGTTACAACCTGACGGGGTTAAAATAACGATAGCATCTCCAGGTGTAATCGATTCGGAGATGTCCCAAGGAAAGATGTTAAGCAAGGAAGGCGCAATGAAAGTTGACAAAGAGCTCTCAGAT GGCATGAAAGAAGCGTTCTTATTAGGCATGATACCTATTGTTAGTTCGGAGATATGTGCACAGACGATTGTCAATGGAGCATGCAGAGGAGATAGATCGGTATCAGAACCAGCTTATTATGGAGCTTTTTATCTGGCAAAAGTGTTTTGCCCAGAGATAGTTCATTGGATTTTTACTTGGATGAACTCTATCAAACCTGCCATTAAAGAACCACTCTAA
- the LOC113271701 gene encoding 11-beta-hydroxysteroid dehydrogenase 1B-like isoform X1, with amino-acid sequence MEHFLIHKLLNLFLPPIIFIFLCIITPPYYLFKLVNTILIKPLFFVEDMTGKVVLVTGASSGIGEQLVYEYARRKAHLVIVARRKNLLDEVAKKARGFGSPDVLVVCTDVTKVDDCEGFVKETINYFGRLDHLVNNAGISSLCPFKEVKNIPNVAPIMDVNFWGSAYTTHFAIPHLQKSKGRIIAIASVTGWLLAPRLSFYAASKAALISFYETLRVELQPDGVKITIASPGVIDSEMSQGKMLSKEGAMKVDKELSDGMKEAFLLGMIPIVSSEICAQTIVNGACRGDRSVSEPAYYGAFYLAKVFCPEIVHWIFTWMNSIKPAIKEPL; translated from the exons ATGGAACATTTCCTGATCCACAAGCTCCTAAACTTGTTTCTTCCTCCTATCATTTTCATCTTTCTATGCATCATAACACCTCCTTATTACCTCTTCAAACTTGTCAACACCATCCTAATCAAACCTCTTTTCTTTGTCGAAGACATGACCGGGAAAGTTGTTTTAGTTACTGGTGCTTCCTCCGGCATTGGCGAG CAACTAGTCTATGAGTATGCAAGGCGTAAAGCTCACTTGGTCATTGTTGCAAGAAGAAAAAATCTTCTTGACGAAGTTGCAAAGAAAGCTCGTGGATTCGGCTCCCCTGATGTTTTAGTAGTATGCACGGATGTTACCAAAGTCGATGATTGCGAAGGATTCGTCAAAGAAACTATAAACTACTTCGGACGTC TGGATCATTTGGTAAATAATGCTGGAATCTCTAGTTTATGCCCATTCAAGGAAGTCAAAAACATTCCCAATGTTGCACCTATTATG gATGTTAACTTTTGGGGATCAGCTTATACTACTCATTTTGCAATTCCGCACCTTCAAAAGAGCAAAGGTAGAATTATAGCAATTGCTTCAGTCACCGGATGGTTGCTTGCACCAAGACTTAGCTTCTATGCG GCTAGTAAAGCTGCATTGATAAGCTTCTACGAAACACTCAGGGTAGAGTTACAACCTGACGGGGTTAAAATAACGATAGCATCTCCAGGTGTAATCGATTCGGAGATGTCCCAAGGAAAGATGTTAAGCAAGGAAGGCGCAATGAAAGTTGACAAAGAGCTCTCAGAT GGCATGAAAGAAGCGTTCTTATTAGGCATGATACCTATTGTTAGTTCGGAGATATGTGCACAGACGATTGTCAATGGAGCATGCAGAGGAGATAGATCGGTATCAGAACCAGCTTATTATGGAGCTTTTTATCTGGCAAAAGTGTTTTGCCCAGAGATAGTTCATTGGATTTTTACTTGGATGAACTCTATCAAACCTGCCATTAAAGAACCACTCTAA
- the LOC113274407 gene encoding 11-beta-hydroxysteroid dehydrogenase 1B-like, whose product MEKLVIHKLLNLFLPPIIFIFLCIATPPYYLFKLINQILIKPLFFVEDMRGKVVLVTGASSGIGEQIVYEYARRQARLVIVARRKNLLDEVAKKARGFGSPDVLVVCADVTKVEDCERFIHDAINYFGRLDHLVNNAGISSTSPFKEAKNIPKFAPIMDVNFWGSTYTTHFAIPHLKKSKGRIIVIASVLGWFPGPRLSLYAASKAALISFYDTLRVELQPDGVKITVVSPGVTDSEMTQGKGLSKEGALQVDKELSDGMIERFLLGVIPVISAEICAKMTVNGACRGDRSITEPAYYGALHLLNVFFPDLVQCILAWMNSHEPTTARN is encoded by the exons ATGGAAAAACTCGTGATTCACAAACTCCTGAACTTGTTTCTTCCtcccatcattttcatctttctttGTATCGCCACGCCTCCTTATTACCTGTTCAAGTTGATCAACCAAATCCTAATCAAACCTCTTTTCTTTGTGGAAGACATGAGGGGGAAAGTCGTTTTAGTTACCGGTGCTTCATCCGGCATAGGCGAG CAAATTGTCTATGAATATGCAAGACGGCAAGCTCGCCTAGTCATTGTTGCAAGAAGAAAAAATCTTTTAGACGAAGTTGCAAAGAAGGCCCGTGGATTTGGCTCCCCGGATGTTCTAGTGGTGTGCGCAGATGTTACTAAAGTTGAGGACTGTGAACGATTTATCCATGATGCTATAAACTACTTCGGACGTT TGGATCATCTAGTGAATAATGCCGGAATCTCTAGTACGAGCCCATTTAAAGAAGCCAAAAACATTCCCAAATTCGCACCTATTATG GATGTTAACTTTTGGGGGTCAACTTATACAACCCATTTTGCAATTCCACATCTTAAAAAGAGCAAAGGCAGAATCATCGTTATTGCTTCAGTCCTTGGATGGTTTCCAGGGCCAAGACTTAGCTTATACGCC GCTAGTAAAGCTGCGCTGATAAGCTTTTACGATACACTCAGAGTTGAATTGCAACCTGATGGGGTAAAAATAACTGTAGTATCTCCAGGGGTGACCGATTCAGAGATGACCCAAGGCAAGGGCTTAAGCAAGGAAGGGGCTCTGCAAGTTGATAAAGAACTATCAGAT GGTATGATCGAGAGATTCTTGTTAGGCGTCATACCAGTTATTAGTGCAGAAATATGTGCAAAGATGACTGTGAATGGTGCATGCAGAGGAGATAGATCGATAACGGAACCAGCTTATTACGGAGCTTTGCATTTGCTCAATGTGTTTTTCCCTGATCTTGTACAATGTATTCTTGCTTGGATGAACTCTCACGAACCTACAACTGCTAGGAACTAG
- the LOC113271697 gene encoding probable metal-nicotianamine transporter YSL6: MGTENSSGLEITEPLLVEKDLKIPAFSEIPHWRDQITIRGLLVSALLGTLFCIITHKLNLTVGIIPSLNVAAGLLGFFFVKSWTTFLSKLGFQVKPFTRQENTVIQTCVVACYGLAFSGGFGSYLIAMDEKTYKLIGPDYPGNRAEDIKNPSLGWMIGFMFVVSFLGLFSLVPLRKVMVIDYKLTYPSGTATAMLINSFHTNTGAELAVKQVQCLGKYLGISFFWSFFKWFFSGVGDSCGFDNFPTLGLLLYKNTFYFDFSPTYVGCGLICPHIVNCSVLLGAIISWGFLWPFINTHAGDWYPADLGSNDFKGLYGYKVFIAISLILGDGLYNLVKIIAVTIKEIYNSSSKQSLPVVNEVQDHESSKLLVEQREKDAIFLKDRIPSWLAGSGYVGLAAISTAAIPMIFPPLKWYLVLASYIVAPALAFCNSYGTGLTDWSLASTYGKIGLFFFASVVGTNGGVIAGLAACGVMMSIVATAADLMQDFKTGYLTYSSAKSMFASQIVGTAMGCVIAPLTFWLFWTAFDIGDPNGPYKAPYAVIFREMAILGIEGFSELPKHCLAVCYGFFIAAIVINILRDVTPEKISQFIPIPMAMAIPFYIGAYFAIDMFVGTVILFVWERVNRKSSEDFAGAVASGLICGDGIWTVPSAILSILKVNPPICMSFGPT; encoded by the exons ATGGGGACTGAAAACTCATCAGGATTGGAGATAACAGAACCATTATTAGTTGAGAAAGACTTGAAAATCCCAGCTTTTAGTGAAATTCCTCACTGGAGAGATCAAATTACAATCAGGGGATTATTAGTTAGTGCTTTATTAGgaactttgttttgtattataaCTCATAAACTTAATCTCACTGTGGGTATTATACCTTCTCTCAATGTTGCTGCTGGTTTACTTGGTTTCTTCTTTGTTAAGTCTTGGACTACTTTCTTATCTAAATTAGGATTTCAAGTTAAACCCTTTACTCGTCAAGAGAATACTGTGATTCAGACTTGTGTTGTTGCTTGCTATGGACTTGCTTTTAGTG GTGGATTTGGATCGTATCTGATTGCAATGGATGAGAAAACATATAAACTCATTGGTCCTGATTACCCTGGTAACCGAGCTGAAGATATTAAGAATCCATCTTTGGGTTGGATGATTGGTTTCATGTTTGTTGTCAGTTTCCTTGGATTGTTCAGTTTAGTTCCTCTTCGCAAG GTAATGGTCATTGATTACAAGCTAACATACCCGAGTGGGACAGCCACAGCAATGTTGATTAACAGCTTTCATACAAACACAGGGGCTGAGCTTGCTGT CAAGCAAGTGCAATGTCTTGGGAAATATCTTGGCATAAGCTTCTTTTGGAGCTTCTTTAAGTGGTTTTTCAGTGGTGTTGGTGATTCTTGTGGCTTTGATAATTTTCCTACACTTGGACTGTTATTGTACAAAAACAC ATTTTACTTTGACTTCAGTCCGACTTATGTTGGATGTGGTCTTATTTGCCCCCATATAGTCAACTGCTCAGTTCTCCTTGGGGCGATAATATCATGGGGGTTTCTTTGGCCCTTCATTAACACTCATGCTGGCGATTGGTACCCTGCCGATCTTGGGAGCAATGACTTTAAAGGTCTCTACGGATATAAG GTTTTCATAGCTATATCCTTAATTCTCGGAGATGGTCTCTATAATCTAGTCAAGATAATAGCAGTAACTATAAAAGAAAtttacaacagcagcagcaaacaaAGCCTTCCAGTTGTCAACGAGGTTCAAG ATCATGAAAGCTCCAAGTTACTAGTGGAACAAAGAGAAAAGGACGCGATTTTCCTGAAAGACAGGATACCTTCTTGGTTGGCAGGTTCTGGATATGTTGGGCTTGCTGCAATATCTACAGCAGCAATACCCATGATTTTTCCACCTCTTAAGTGGTATCTGGTTCTCGCTTCATACATCGTTGCCCCTGCCCTTGCCTTCTGCAATTCATATGGTACTGGGCTCACTGACTGGAGTCTAGCCTCAACTTACGGGAAAATTGGGCTTTTCTTCTTTGCTTCAGTTGTAGGAACCAATGGTGGAGTTATAGCAGGATTAGCTGCTTGTGGTGTTATGATGTCCATTGTCGCAACTGCTGCTGATTTAATGCAAGACTTCAAGACAGGTTACCTCACGTACTCGTCAGCGAAATCAATGTTTGCAAGTCAGATTGTTGGGACAGCAATGGGCTGCGTAATAGCACCACTAACTTTCTGGTTATTCTGGACTGCTTTTGACATTGGTGATCCAAACGGTCCTTACAAAGCACCATATGCTGTTATCTTCAGGGAGATGGCAATTCTTGGAATAGAAGGTTTCTCTGAGCTTCCCAAGCATTGTTTGGCAGTCTGTTATGGGTTCTTCATAGCAGCAATTGTGATAAACATTCTAAGAGACGTAACTCCAGAGAAGATCTCGCAGTTCATCCCGATACCCATGGCAATGGCAATACCATTCTATATCGGAGCTTACTTTGCAATCGACATGTTTGTCGGTACAGTAATATTGTTTGTGTGGGAACGTGTGAACCGTAAGAGTTCTGAAGATTTCGCAGGAGCTGTTGCTTCGGGTCTTATCTGTGGTGACGGAATTTGGACAGTGCCGTCAGCTATACTCTCTATTTTGAAGGTCAATCCTCCCATCTGTATGAGTTTTGGACCTACCTAA
- the LOC113271699 gene encoding acyl-CoA-binding domain-containing protein 1-like isoform X2: MMMMINIMGGDWQEITQSIIIGLIFSFLVAKLISMVISIKDANLKVTREQEEEDDDDNTKPNQESTSLPEVKEEEEIVESDEKKKSAATTRVVSESDEDGDDDWEGVESTELDEIFSAATAFVATAAADRLSQKVSNDVQLQLYGLYKIATEGPCTSSQPSAIKLTARAKWNAWQKLGAMPPEDAMEKYITIVSEIYPAWISGSSVKHGGDNDGNDSKGPMGPVFSSFAYEEESENELKMEAIHTSAREGELDNLVKHIESGISVNLKDSEGRSPLHWAVDRGHLDMVELLLSKNADVNAQDNEGQTPLHYAAMCDREAIAEVLVKQNADTDVKDNDGSSASDLCESNWSWLRK; this comes from the exons atgatgatgatgatcaacatcATGGGAGGAGATTGGCAAGAGATTACCCAATCAATCATAATCGGTTTAATCTTCTCATTCCTCGTCGCCAAATTAATTTCAATGGTAATCTCAATCAAAGATGCAAATCTCAAAGTAACTcgcgaacaagaagaagaagatgacgatgATAATACAAAACCTAATCAGGAATCAACATCATTACCAgaagttaaagaagaagaagagattgttGAATCTGATGAGAAGAAGAAATCTGCTGCTACTACTAGGGTTGTAAGTGAGAgtgatgaagatggtgatgatgattgggAAGGAGTTGAAAGTACTGAATTAGATGAGATATTTAGTGCTGCTACTGCATTTGTAGCAACAGCTGCTGCTGATAGGTTGTCACAGAAAGTATCAAATGATGTTCAGTTGCAATTGTATGGTTTGTATAAGATTGCTACTGAAGGTCCTTGTACATCTTCTCAGCCTTCTGCTATCAAATTGACTGCTAGAGCTAAATG GAATGCTTGGCAGAAACTTGGCGCAATGCCACCGGAAGATGCAATGGAGAAGTACATTACGATTGTTAGCGAGATTTATCCTGCTTGGATATCTGGTTCTTCTGTG AAGCATGGTGGGGATAACGATGGAAATGATTCGAAGGGCCCTATGGGACCTGTTTTCAGTTCGTTTGCATATGAGGAAGAGTCCGAAAATGAACT TAAGATGGAAGCTATACATACATCTGCAAGAGAAGGAGAGCTGGATAATCTGGTGAAACACATAGAGAGTGGTATTTCGGTGAATCTTAAGG ATAGCGAGGGACGCTCTCCATTGCACTGGGCCGTAGACCGAGGCCACCTTGACATGGTAGAGTTGCTTCTCAGCAAGAATGCTGACGTGAATGCTCAG GACAATGAAGGACAAACTCCACTGCATTATGCAGCCATGTGTGATAGAGAAGCCATTGCAGAAGTTTTAGTAAAGCAAAACGCTGATACTGATGTGAAAGACAATGATGGCAGCTCTGCATCCGATCTTTGCGAATCAAACTGGTCTTGGCTGCGTAAATAG
- the LOC113271699 gene encoding acyl-CoA-binding domain-containing protein 1-like isoform X1 codes for MMMMINIMGGDWQEITQSIIIGLIFSFLVAKLISMVISIKDANLKVTREQEEEDDDDNTKPNQESTSLPEVKEEEEIVESDEKKKSAATTRVVSESDEDGDDDWEGVESTELDEIFSAATAFVATAAADRLSQKVSNDVQLQLYGLYKIATEGPCTSSQPSAIKLTARAKWNAWQKLGAMPPEDAMEKYITIVSEIYPAWISGSSVKKHGGDNDGNDSKGPMGPVFSSFAYEEESENELKMEAIHTSAREGELDNLVKHIESGISVNLKDSEGRSPLHWAVDRGHLDMVELLLSKNADVNAQDNEGQTPLHYAAMCDREAIAEVLVKQNADTDVKDNDGSSASDLCESNWSWLRK; via the exons atgatgatgatgatcaacatcATGGGAGGAGATTGGCAAGAGATTACCCAATCAATCATAATCGGTTTAATCTTCTCATTCCTCGTCGCCAAATTAATTTCAATGGTAATCTCAATCAAAGATGCAAATCTCAAAGTAACTcgcgaacaagaagaagaagatgacgatgATAATACAAAACCTAATCAGGAATCAACATCATTACCAgaagttaaagaagaagaagagattgttGAATCTGATGAGAAGAAGAAATCTGCTGCTACTACTAGGGTTGTAAGTGAGAgtgatgaagatggtgatgatgattgggAAGGAGTTGAAAGTACTGAATTAGATGAGATATTTAGTGCTGCTACTGCATTTGTAGCAACAGCTGCTGCTGATAGGTTGTCACAGAAAGTATCAAATGATGTTCAGTTGCAATTGTATGGTTTGTATAAGATTGCTACTGAAGGTCCTTGTACATCTTCTCAGCCTTCTGCTATCAAATTGACTGCTAGAGCTAAATG GAATGCTTGGCAGAAACTTGGCGCAATGCCACCGGAAGATGCAATGGAGAAGTACATTACGATTGTTAGCGAGATTTATCCTGCTTGGATATCTGGTTCTTCTGTG AAGAAGCATGGTGGGGATAACGATGGAAATGATTCGAAGGGCCCTATGGGACCTGTTTTCAGTTCGTTTGCATATGAGGAAGAGTCCGAAAATGAACT TAAGATGGAAGCTATACATACATCTGCAAGAGAAGGAGAGCTGGATAATCTGGTGAAACACATAGAGAGTGGTATTTCGGTGAATCTTAAGG ATAGCGAGGGACGCTCTCCATTGCACTGGGCCGTAGACCGAGGCCACCTTGACATGGTAGAGTTGCTTCTCAGCAAGAATGCTGACGTGAATGCTCAG GACAATGAAGGACAAACTCCACTGCATTATGCAGCCATGTGTGATAGAGAAGCCATTGCAGAAGTTTTAGTAAAGCAAAACGCTGATACTGATGTGAAAGACAATGATGGCAGCTCTGCATCCGATCTTTGCGAATCAAACTGGTCTTGGCTGCGTAAATAG